Proteins from a single region of Artemia franciscana chromosome 2, ASM3288406v1, whole genome shotgun sequence:
- the LOC136043940 gene encoding peroxiredoxin-4-like → MASLFPSLLFLACIFSVGWGEEACQTFAGGAVYPQETRKDSGHNLQWTKALISKPAPHWEGTAVVNGEFKELKLSDFLGKYLVFFFYPLDFTFVCPTEILAFNDRLAEFEANNVAVVACSVDSHFTHLAWMNTNRKEGGLGPLNIPLLSDITHKIAKDYGVFLEDAGHSLRGLFIIDDKGVLRQITMNDLPVGRSVDETLRLVQAFQYTDKHGEVCPAGWKPGSDTIVPHPTDKLKYFGKLNEL, encoded by the exons ATGGCCTCTCTTTTTCCATCTTTGCTGTTTTTAGCCTGTATATTCTCTGTTGGGTGGGGTGAAGAAGCATGTCAAACTTTTGCTGGAGGTGCAGTATATCCACAAGAGACAAGAAAAGATAGTGGCCATAATCTACAGTGGACAAAGGCTCTAA tttccaaGCCAGCTCCTCATTGGGAAGGTACCGCAGTTGTCAATGGTGAATTTAAAGAACTGAAACTATCGGATTTTCTTGGCAAATATCTTGTGTTTTTCTTCTACCCTCTTGATTT tACATTCGTGTGCCCTACTGAAATTCTTGCCTTCAATGACCGACTAGCAGAATTTGAAGCCAACAACGTTGCTGTTGTTGCTTGCTCCGTGGACTCTCACTTCACCCACCTAGCCTGGATGAATACCAACCGAAAGGAAGGGGGGCTAGGACCCCTGAACATACCTCTCTTGTCAGATATCACTCATAAGATAGCTAAGGACTATGGTGTTTTCCTTGAAGATGCTGGACATAGTTTAAGAGGTCTTTTCATAATTGATGATAAAGGTGTATTGAGACAGATTACCATGAATGATTTGCCTGTTGGAAGGTCAGTTGATGAAACGCTGAGACTGGTACAGGCTTTCCAATATACAGATAAACACGGCGAAGTATGTCCAGCTGGCTGGAAGCCTGGAAGTGATACAATTGTACCTCATCCTAcggataaattaaaatattttggaaagcttaaTGAATTGTAA